Proteins encoded in a region of the Quercus lobata isolate SW786 chromosome 8, ValleyOak3.0 Primary Assembly, whole genome shotgun sequence genome:
- the LOC115958159 gene encoding dehydration-responsive element-binding protein 1A-like translates to MDDACMVNLSYEEVMLASKNPKKRDGRKKFKETRHPIYRGVRRKNSRKWVCEVREPNKKSRIWLGTFPTAEMAARAQDVAAIALRGRNACLNFADSVWKLPVPASAAAKDIQRAALEAAEAFRPAELDDVSGDDLTQRLENASAAVTVAAEAEIEPESVFFMDEEAVFDMPELLRNMAEGMLLPPPPHWYGGDNMETDSEVSLWSYSI, encoded by the coding sequence ATGGACGATGCTTGCATGGTGAACTTGTCATATGAGGAGGTGATGTTGGCTTCGAAGAATCCTAAGAAACGAGATGGGAGAAAGAAGTTCAAGGAAACAAGACACCCAATATACCGTGGAGTGAGGAGGAAGAACTCAAGAAAATGGGTATGTGAAGTGCGCGAACCAAATAAGAAGTCGAGGATTTGGCTTGGGACTTTTCCCACCGCAGAAATGGCCGCGCGTGCACAGGATGTGGCGGCAATTGCGCTCCGCGGCCGTAACGCGTGTCTCAATTTTGCCGACTCGGTATGGAAGCTTCCGGTTCCGGCGTCGGCAGCAGCAAAGGACATTCAGCGTGCAGCATTGGAGGCGGCTGAGGCATTTCGGCCAGCAGAGTTGGACGATGTTTCTGGGGATGACTTGACGCAGAGGTTAGAAAATGCATCTGCAGCAGTGACAGTGGCTGCGGAGGCAGAGATAGAGCCGGAAAGTGTGTTTTTTATGGATGAGGAGGCTGTTTTCGACATGCCTGAGTTGTTGAGAAATATGGCAGAGGGGATGTTGTTGCCTCCACCACCTCATTGGTATGGTGGAGATAACATGGAAACTGACAGTGAGGTTTCATTGTGGAGTTATTCAATTTGA
- the LOC115958158 gene encoding dehydration-responsive element-binding protein 1D-like, with protein sequence MGDACMVNLSYEEVMLASKNPKKRDGRKKFKETRHPVYRGVRRKNSRKWVCEVREPNKKSRIWLGTFPTVEMAARAHDVAAIALCGRNACLNFADSVWRLPVPASAAAKDIQRAALEAAEAFRPAELDDVSEDDLTQRLENAAAAVTVAAGAEIEPESVFFMDEEAVFDIPELLRNMAEGMLLPPPPHWYGGGNMETDSEVSLWSYSI encoded by the coding sequence ATGGGCGATGCTTGCATGGTGAACTTGTCATATGAGGAGGTGATGTTGGCTTCGAAGAATCCTAAGAAACGAGATGGGAGAAAGAAGTTCAAGGAAACAAGACACCCAGTATACCGTGGAGTGAGGAGGAAGAACTCAAGAAAATGGGTATGTGAAGTGCGCGAACCAAATAAGAAGTCGAGGATTTGGCTTGGGACTTTTCCCACCGTAGAAATGGCAGCGCGTGCACATGATGTGGCGGCAATTGCGCTCTGCGGCCGTAACGCGTGTCTCAATTTTGCTGACTCGGTATGGAGGCTTCCGGTTCCGGCGTCGGCAGCAGCAAAGGATATTCAGCGTGCAGCATTGGAGGCGGCTGAGGCGTTTCGGCCAGCAGAGTTGGACGATGTTTCTGAGGATGACTTGACGCAGAGGCTAGAAAATGCAGCTGCAGCAGTGACAGTGGCTGCGGGGGCAGAGATAGAGCCGGAAAGTGTGTTTTTTATGGATGAGGAGGCGGTTTTCGACATTCCTGAGTTGTTGAGAAATATGGCAGAGGGGATGTTGTTGCCTCCACCACCTCATTGGTATGGTGGAGGTAACATGGAAACTGACAGTGAGGTTTCATTGTGGAGTTATTCAATTTGA